One region of Turicibacter bilis genomic DNA includes:
- a CDS encoding metal ABC transporter substrate-binding protein: MKKFKGLVFTLMSFVVLLVGCDTDSKMGSVSDKLQIVTTLFPQYDFARVIGGDKVDVTLLLPAGMESHSYEPTPADIIKINKADLFIYTGESMEQWAHSIIESVDSNEVYVLDVSKNVPLLAPNSTVEDNHDHEDENHDHDADTDHNHEDENHDHDADTDHDHEDENHNHDAEVEAGHDHSEGDGHNHTYDPHIWTSPKNAMIMVNNILEALCEVDPENADYYKDNANAYLAELEELDHELKDVVANAKRDTIYHGGRFAMQYLTNQYGIHYVSAPFEAEPSAALVAQMIKEIKEQNIPVIYYEELVDPKISQMISDETGAKMLLLHSCHNVSKEDFNNGVTYLSLMKQNVENLKVGLD; encoded by the coding sequence ATGAAAAAGTTTAAAGGATTAGTCTTTACTTTAATGAGTTTTGTTGTCCTATTAGTTGGATGTGATACTGATTCAAAAATGGGTTCAGTATCAGATAAATTACAAATTGTTACAACATTATTTCCACAATATGATTTTGCACGTGTAATCGGTGGCGATAAGGTAGATGTCACATTATTATTACCAGCTGGAATGGAATCACACTCATATGAGCCGACACCAGCTGATATTATTAAGATTAATAAAGCAGATTTATTTATTTATACGGGAGAATCAATGGAGCAATGGGCTCATAGTATTATTGAGAGTGTTGATAGTAACGAAGTTTATGTTTTAGATGTTTCAAAAAATGTTCCATTATTAGCTCCAAATAGTACAGTTGAAGATAATCACGACCATGAAGATGAAAATCATGACCATGATGCAGATACTGATCACAATCATGAAGATGAAAATCATGACCATGATGCAGATACTGATCACGACCATGAAGATGAAAATCATAACCATGATGCAGAAGTAGAAGCGGGACATGATCATTCTGAAGGGGATGGGCATAATCATACTTATGATCCACACATTTGGACAAGTCCAAAAAACGCGATGATTATGGTGAATAATATTTTGGAGGCCTTATGTGAAGTTGATCCAGAGAATGCAGACTACTATAAAGACAATGCTAATGCTTATTTAGCTGAATTAGAAGAGTTAGATCACGAACTTAAAGATGTGGTGGCGAATGCGAAGCGTGATACGATTTATCATGGTGGACGCTTTGCGATGCAGTATTTAACGAATCAATATGGAATTCATTATGTATCGGCGCCATTTGAAGCTGAACCGAGTGCTGCTTTAGTTGCACAAATGATTAAAGAGATTAAAGAACAAAATATTCCCGTTATTTATTATGAAGAATTAGTAGACCCAAAAATTTCGCAAATGATTAGTGACGAAACGGGAGCAAAAATGTTATTATTACATTCATGCCACAATGTTTCTAAAGAAGATTTTAATAATGGTGTCACTTATTTATCATTAATGAAACAGAATGTGGAAAATTTAAAAGTA